The following proteins come from a genomic window of Archocentrus centrarchus isolate MPI-CPG fArcCen1 chromosome 3, fArcCen1, whole genome shotgun sequence:
- the nmbb gene encoding neuromedin Bb codes for MRGFTLNNVCQCGLFTYLVLFSFMSFTAAVSFDLTELRNKVAKIKVNPRGNLWATGHFMGKKSVVDTPLLPSNEDRGADGLEVTLPAEQSALGELFQEFLRVALQAQMDTQENRSKNQEADLLMKILENYIQSRK; via the exons ATGAGAGGGTTTACGCTGAATAACGTCTGCCAGTGCGGCTTATTTACATATCTTGTCTTATTTTCTTTCATGTCTTTCACCGCTGCAGTTAGTTTCGACCTAACTGAGCTTAGGAATAAAGttgcaaaaatcaaagtgaatcCAAGAGGCAATCTTTGGGCTACAG GACATTTCATGGGCAAGAAGAGTGTGGTGGATACccctcttttgccttcaaatGAGGACCGGGGTGCCGATGGGCTGGAAGTCACCCTTCCTGCAGAGCAGAGTGCGCTCGGGGAGCTTTTCCAAGAGTTTCTGCGGGTGGCGTTGCAGGCGCAGATGGATACACAAGAAAATCGCTCCAAAAATCAG GAGGCGGACTTGTTGATGAAGATTTTAGAAAACTACATCCAAAGCAGAAAGTGA